Within Falsibacillus albus, the genomic segment GTCGCTTAATGATTTCGGCTTCAGACACACTTCAAATTATGATACTTTTCGCATCATTGGTCGTATCAATCATTGCGGTTGCGCAAAAAAAGAAGTAACCGTCACCCTGTAAGCTCTCCGACAAGCGTGGGGGATGGTTACTTCCTTTTCGTTTTGACTCTGATGAGCCGCTGCACTTCTTGCAGTTCTATGCTGTTGAGGGATCCCGAAGGCAATCGGGATTCCTTTTTATTATCATAAGTTATTTATATTATATACCTTGTGTCCCATTTTCGTAAAGGAAAGCAAAAGGGATGGATATCAAAATCGATTAAATTCGCTGTATAAAAGTATTATAAATTGAAAAAATAATCATGAATCTATAAAAAGGAGCTGTGAAAAAGTGACGAACAAAAACGACAATCGTGAAAGACAAAACAAATATCCGAACAATAAAAAGCAGGATACTGAGTTCTCAAAAGAAACAAATATCCGGAGTGAGATCACTCAACAAGACTTAAAGAAAAACAAATAATTATTTAATGCCCTTTTCTCAAACTTTGTTGCTTTAGTTATTAAAATAGGGATGTATATGCAATTTTTCACCTATAAAATAGCGCAATCAGCGAGAAAAGAGCCTGGAACCTATGTTTAACGCGCTAATCATCTATTTTCGTGTTAAAATCGGCATTAAGATTTTAACAACAATCCTTATGAAAACAGCCTTACTTAAAGACTGTAGACAAAATATTGTTTACAGTTTTTTTCTTTTAGCGCTGTAAAATAAAACTCAACTATGATTCCCGCCATTTCGTGGAATTGTTGCAAGCCCCCCTGCATTCGCCGTCAGTAGGGTCTTGCTGGTTCCATTTCTTCCCTGCAATCTCTTTCAATAACATAGCTTTTCCCTCGTATATCGTCATTTTTCGATTTTTAAAATTATTTTTTACAAAAAAAGGAGAAATTAGTGAGAATATTGAAATAATATGTGGAGGCTATTTTTGAAAGGATGGAGATTATGGATCGAGTCAGTTGCATTGCTTATCTACTTTTCCAGTCTGAACAAACGCGAATCAGAAAATTAGCCATTAATCTTGTCACGGGAGAAATTTCTTTAAATGCAGCAAAAAAGATAGCGGATTTTTATCCCCATATCGTTTCCGCAGAAAAGCAGCTCAAAAGGACGTACGTCAGTCAAGAAGAAGTTTGTGAGTTTGTAGAAACATACTTATTCACAGCTCAGGCATAAATGGAAAAGCAGTGGAAGTTTTCTTCCACTGCTTTTTTGATGAAGTCATCTCTTTATTCATAGGTAGTAAACATAGTTAATCGATTCATCTATTTCCTGCTTATGCTTTTCATCATGCTCTATTAACCCTTCAAAATAATTGCTTAATGTCATCTCCCTCTTGCCAATCCATACAACTTTATTGAATTTCTCTTCTGGAATGCTTTCGATTAAGGCTACAAGCTCTTTTCTAACCTTTACAAACTCATCAATAAGATCATCTTTATCGATTCCAGATCTCGCAAAGTGCATGGCCTCTTTATTCATAGCTTGAACGTCAACATGGAAGATCGGCAGCGGTTTATCCTTTATCAAGTAATCCAAACGATGTTTCATAATGAATTCATCCCATGTGATGAAGTGGGAAATGACATCTGCTATTCCCCATGATCCCTCTCTAAAAGACTGATACCAATTCTCTTCTGATATTGTTTTTAAACTACTACTCCATTGTGCAATAGCTGATTTCTTTTCAATTATTTGCTTCTTGTTCATGAGAAACCATCCTTTTCAGTAGAGGTTTAGCCCAAAACACCATATTGAGAAGCTTACTACTTTTATTTCACAAATAGAGATCAATAAACAATAATAGTAAAACTTCTACCAATATTTTTTCATGATGTCATGGGTCCAATCCGGTTGATGGATGTCTCCTTTAGGAAGGAATTCTTTCATTACTGGTTTAATATCGATGATCGGAGTGCCATCAATGGCATCGAGTCCTTTCACCTTCAAAGTTCTTTCTCTGTGTTCCAATAGTTGAACCGTTGTCAGCCCGAGTTTGTTCGGCCGATTCTTCCCCCTTTGAGCAAAGATGCCTACCTGAGGAAAATCTGCATTGTTTCGAGGATGCCTCGCTTTTGTTTCTATTTTATTGTCGGGAACTTGATTAAAATAAAAAATAATTTCCAGATGCGAAAAGTCTTCAATATTCCTTAATGAAGATTCATCATACTCCGGTGACAATTCAATTATGGACTCCACAGAGCCCCAGTCATCATCCTCTACTGCTCTCCGATCATTTTGCACATATGCGATTGGCTTAATGGTAATATCCATGAATCCTCCCAGAATTGAAAATTTTGAATTTTGACCTTCCAACTCAATGGTACTATATTCCATTTATTCGGGCAATGGATTTGCTATTTCTGCGGCTTGTGCTATTATTTTTTAGCTTACGGGCATCTGATTCTAATTTTGATTCCCTTCAACTCGATTTATCACTGTGAGGGCATCTAATTCCCATTGTCCCTTCAATATTCCAGCTTCCCTTCAAAAAAACCACACACAAAAGGGGCTGCCCCCTGGTGCCTGGCACCAAAGGTACACCCCCTTCTAAGTTTAGTGTTGTTTGTTGGGAATTAGGTAGGTCATCAGCTGTTCTTTAAAAACGATAAACGCAAAACCGTGATACTCTAATGGAATGTCCTCTAGTAAACAATTTTCCAATGATAAATCAGCCATATTCTCTCCCCCTTTATAATGAGCGCTTTTCTAGCCAATCGATGAGTGAAGGAGGAATATTTTTTTTGATGATGCTCGCATGGCCCCCTTCAACTTCTATAAAGACTTTGTCTGGGCTTGATACAAGTTCGAGCAGAGGATAGCTTAATTGAGTGGGAACTAACTCATCGTATTTTGCATTCAACATATAGATATTCGAATGGATATTGGATAACTGTATCGGGAAAGTTCGAAGGACGAGGTTGCCATTGATCAATGAATTTTTTTTGATAAATACATTCAATATGTCAATCAGAAATGCGCCGGTCAGGGGGATATGATCATTTGTCCATTGATTGAAGCGATACCAAAATTCTCTGTATTCTGGATCATATGCTTTGTTCAACAGTGCTAGATAAGGAGAAAAATAGACTGGTGCTGTGTATAGTCGCATTCCTGCTTTTACGAAATTGGCAGGGATGATTCCGACCATGTTGATCAGTTCCTCAAAATTGATTTCATCATTTTTCAATGCTTTTTGCCATTGACTATAATTATCGATTGCATCGAAATTGATCGGGGTCACCATCAAGATCAAGTTTTTAACGCGGTATGGCTTGAAGGCAGCGTAGATTGCAGCCAGCGTTCCTCCTAAACAAAATCCCATGAGTGAAAGTGTTCGGCTCTGGCTATGCTGAAGTACTTTATCAATAGCAGGGTCGATATAATCGAAAATATAGTCCTCCAGCCCCAAATCCTTGTCTTCTCCATCGGGCTCACCGAAATCGAGAAGATACACGTCATAGCCCTCTTCAACCAAGCCGATGACCATACTATATTCACGTGCAAGATCCAAAATCGATGGTTTGTTTATATGAGAATACAACAAAAAAATTGGTGTATGTTTGGATTTATCAAACGACCAGTAATGCCAAAGTATGCTTTTTCCTTTTCGCCAAATGGATTCCCTCGGGTGATTGGGATGCCATTCTTTTGTTTCAGCCAGTGTCTGTAGAAAGCCTTCCCATCGGTCTAATTCTGTCCACAATGGTCATCATGACCTTTCAAATCTTCCAACAGTTCTTTAAGCCTTTTCAAAAAGTGCCTGAAACAAATCCAAATAATCAATTTCAACCATTTCTTACAACAGCATTTCATATGGCGAATGATGATGTGTATCAAACAAATGACGTGATGAATAAAGCATTTGATCAACTTCAATATTTTACTTGAGATACAAACGTGTTTAGGGTGATTCAACTTACATTTAATCCATTTGTTGCATTTATGTTCCATCATGTATCCCAAATCTCTTAGCTTTTCATAAAAATCTGCACTTACCATGTGCCTTTCTCTCCTTTTCTTTAAATTTATACCAGCGCCCTGATTCCGCCATCAATGACAAGAACGTGTCCATTGATATAGTTGGATGCATTGGATGCAAGGAAAATAGCAGCACCCTTCAAGTCTTCTGCTTGCCCAAAGCGTTCTGATGGAATCATGTACTTCAATTGGTCGCCCTGTTCTTTGAACAATTCCTGCGTGATCTTGGTAGGGAAAAAACCAGGGGCTATTGCATTCACTTGAATATTATGCCTGGCCAATTTCACGGCTAAATCTTTGGTGAAGGTGATGACCGCTCCTTTGCTCGTGTTGTAAGGAACCGTATTCATTACAACAGTCGGAGTTCCTCCAAAACCTGAAACGGACGCAATATTGATAATCTTTCCGGATTTTTGCTTCATCATAATTTTTGCTGCTTCCTGGGAAAATAAAAACGTTCCCTTTACATTTACATCCATGACCTTGTCCCATTTTTCCTCGGGAATTTCCGTAAAAGGTCCTGTCCAGGATGTCCCGCTATTATTGATTAAGATATCGATACGATTAAATTTTTCTAAAGTTAGATCGATGACCTTTTGAATGTCTTCCTTTAATTGGATGTCACATGATACGGCAAGAGCTTCCGTACCACTGTTTTCGAGTAATGTTTTCACTTCTTCGCAAGCAGGCAAGTTTCTGGAACAAACCACCACTTTTGCACCCGCTTCTGCCAAGGCAATCGCCATTTCTTTCCCTAAACCTCTCCCACCGCCGGTAACGATGGCAACTTTATCTTTTAAATTGAATAATTCTTCTAAAATTTCTTTTCCCTCCATTCTTTGCTGCATACTATATAATAGACGTTTTAGTAGAATAAGTGCTGATGATGGTGTCCATTTTAGGAAAAATAATGAATGTGCTGAACGATAAAGCTATTTTATCGAGCAGTATCACTTAGCGATTAGTCTGTTTCTTCCCTTTGCAGCTACCTATTTTCCTCGGGAAAGGAGGATTCATTGATTATTAATTGTTCATTTGCTGTGAAGTAATATGAATGATCCTTATCCCATTTTCATTGTAAATTTCAAGGTCGAAGATTGATGCTTTCGTTTTAGTGCTTGAAGAATCAGCAAATATTTTGATCAAATACTCCATTGAATCGGTTTCTTCAATAATAACCTTGTTGGGATCAAGGATACCAATCTCGTATAGAGGGATGGTTACCTTGGCAAAAAATGTACCATCCAGCTTGATTTTTATGCCATTTAAGCTGATATTTTCAATAAATATACTTCCGTTTTTCATATCTTCCTTTCACCTTTATCCTATTGTCCTGATTAATAATACTCTTCTCAAAACAACATCAGCTGCATTTTCCACACCATCAGCAATCATCCATTCAATTTCTGCATTTGCTGCTGCAGTTTCGAGTGCTGCTTCATCCAAAACTGTCCGCAAATTATATTGTCCGATTACTGCTGAGTCCGCTTGCTCCAGAACTTGTCCACTTAATATGGTTTCAATCGGCGCAGCAGTTTCCATTGCATATGCCGGCAACAGCATGGTTTGCAGCACTTGATTTGAAATCCTGCTCACTCTCAATTCATTTAATTTCATTTTTTTACATCCTTTTCTTTTAATTTTGTACAATTCTATTAAAAAAGAGTTGCATACTATCATATGTTTATGATTTCAAATCTCTTGGATAAAAGAACTGGTTATATCGTGGATTTTTGAGAATTTATTATATGTTCTCAGGGAATCTAACAATATGGTTACTTTAAAGTGCCTGCTTCACATAGTTAGATGTAAAAGATATACTCAGGTGGTAATTTAACAGGAGGTTTTAAATATGAAAAACAAAGTTTATCCAAGGTCATTTTCACATGTAGGAATTTCTGTACCAGATATAGAAAAAGCAGTGAAATTTTATACGGAGGTATTGGGCTGGTACGTAATCATGGAGCCCTCAGAAGTTCAAGAAGACGACAGTGCCATTGGAATAATGTGCACGGATGTATTCGGCCCGGGCTGGGGGAGTTTTAAAATCGCACATTTATCGACCGTCGATAAAATCGGAATTGAAATATTTGAGTTCCCAAATAATGAAAAGCCGGAGAACAACTTTGAATTCTGGAAGACCGGTGTATTTCATATCGCTGTCCAAGATCCTGATATTGAAGGATTGGCAAAAAAAATCGTTGAATACGGCGGGAAGCAGCGAATGCCAATAAGAGAATATTATCCAGGAGAAAAGCCATTCAAGATGGTTTACTGCGAAGATCCGTTCGGTGTGTTGATCGAGATATACACACATAGCTATGAAATGACTTATTCGCAAGGGTCTTATTAATGAATATGCAGGTCAAACAGAAAACCACTGAGGTCCGGATATTTCCAGTCTCAGTGGTCATTTTCATCATTGAAAAGACAGCCACATCATTTTCTGTTGAATATTGGAATCAAATGCCTTCAAGCATCTCATCGAGTCGAGCGAGATTTTCACCCAGCCAGATCATTTCATGAGCGAACCGTGCTGGCGGCACTGTGTGCTTATCCATATCAGACGTAATCCACCAAATGCTCTCCATGTACCATAGCAGTTTCAAAGCACTGGTTAAGTATCCTTCCCCTACGATTCGTTCTTCCCGATATCCCTTCATAAAAGCATTTGCACAAGAAATGTTCAGCCCATCATCGGTCATTGCGCCTGAAATGACAGCCCTCCCGACATCCAATGGAAGATGGTCAAATTTCAAACGGTCAAAATCTAAAACAGCGGATACCTGATTATGTGAGAATAATAGGTTATCTACCCATAGATCACGATGAGCCCAGCCAGTATCCCCTATATTAAGCAAATCGAGATCGAGCTGTCCGGTTTGGATGATTTGCTGTTCTATGTAAGGTGTAAGCTCCGGCTTGCACTTTTGGATCACCTGCTTCCTCACATTTTCCCAATGGGCGATTCTTTCCTCCCTTGTTGGAGGAATGAATGCAGGCTGGATTTTTTGTATGGGAAAATGTTCATTTAGCAGCCTGTGCATTCGGCCCGTCGTTTTACCCAAATCAAACATCTCATGTTCGTTTAATGAACCCGGAACCCGTAAACTGCCATTACAAAATTCCATTGCCACGAATCGTTCCCCTTGTTGTGACTCCTGAAATATTCTTCCATTCATTGATTTAAATCGTGGGCATGTAAATCCTGCGTCCCGCAGCCGCATTTGTTGACTAAATGAAAATGACAGTTCTTTAAGATTGTATTTTAATAATCGGTTTTTGTTGTATTGCTTTAATAAAACTGTTTCATTATCTGTTTTTATCTTCCATTTTAGATTCAACCAGCCTCGATTTATTGGGGTGGCTTCTACTACATTCCATCCCCAGTTCACTTTGCAGGTTTTCAACAGGTCTGCCAGTATCATCTCATTGGATAATAATTGATTCATTAAGCCCACCTCCTATTGATGACTACTTTCATTATAATAATCAAAAGGAAAATATGTACAGGAATCGTGAATGAAAAAAGGGATATCAAAAGATCTTGAAGAAATAATTAGAGATACGCATATAGAATTGATTTATTTTTAGGAGGAATATAATTGAACCAGTATCACGTCAATACATTCAAGGAAGCTTATGGATTGATAAAAGAGCTTGGCATCCTACCACTGGCTAATTTGATACCTGACTATCCCTCGATGGAAAGCATTACTGATAAGTCTAGCTGGCATACGGGTTCGGAAGCAGATCCGTGGCTTTGGCGGGCAAGATTTCCTTCTGAAGGACTTGCAGCTTATGGGAAATTTATTAAAAAGAAAAACGTGCTGATTTCCAAAGAATTTCTCCCCTATGTCCATGCTGTTTTGGGAAGCAATCGTTCAATCAAGGCACGCTATGAAGCAGGGCTTCTTTCACGTGAAGCATCATTACTTTTTAATACAATTCGTGAAAATGAAGGAATTGATACACGTTTATTAAGGAAAACTGCAGGTATGTCCGATAAAGAGGATAAAAAGAAATTCGATCGAGGTTTAGTTGAATTGCAAAGTTCCTTGGATATCGTCATTTCTGGAACTAAAATGAAAATGAATGAAGAAGGAGAAAAGAATGGATGGAGCAGTACATCCTTTGAATCGATGTCTCATTGGGCACAAAATCAAGATATCCCATTGAAGAAAGTGGATAAAGAAAAAGCAAAAAAATTTTTGCTTAACCATTTTGAAGCACATTCTACGGAAAATGGAATGAAATTTTTAGATAAGATATTCGGTCTTTCGAAAATTGAAAGCAATAGCCTTTGAACGAAAAAGGAAATCACCCAATTTTATAGTGATTTCCTTTTTAAGTATCCATCTTCTCTATCTTATATCAATTGATTCACAATTTTATCCGCAGTATCAATACCGTTTTGGATACATGCTCCAATGCCCACTCCGTAATAGGATGCCCCAGCCAAATATAGATTTGGATACTTTGCTGTAAGCTGGTCTTCCAGCGTTTTTACAGCATGATTGTGTTGTAGGTGATAATTTGGCATGAGCTCTTTCCAGTTCGTGACCTCTACGACAGTCGGTTTTCCCGTGATTCCCAGACTTTTCTCTATATCCTTTAGTGCAACCTGCTCCAATGCATCTTTTGATAAGCTTTTAAGCTGTTCGAATGCTGGATTGGAACTTTTATAAAAAAGTCTAAAAAGCAATTGATGTTTTTTTGAAGTATGTGTCCACTTACGGCTCGTCCAGGTACATGCATCACACATTACGCTTTCATGACCATCCACAATGAACCCCGTTCCATCTGCTGGGAGCTTTTCATCAGGAATTTCAAAGCCAGCGTAAATACTGATCAAGGAGGAATTCTTAAACTGGTTGAACTCTCCTTCCAATTTATAATCGTTCAAAAGTGTGTTCGCTGCGTCATGTGGAGCAGCCAAAATGATATAATCCGCTTCAATGGCACGGTGGTTCGCAAAAGTCAGTTCATATTTTTCAGCTTTTTTAAGAATCTTGGTGGCAACTGCTCCTTTGAGGATTTCTACATCTTCCACCAGCACTTCTTCTAGTCGATCGATGAGGGTGGCCATCCCTCCTTCAAAAGAGATGAATTTTTTATTTCCGCCGCTTTGGAACTTGGCGCGATTTTTCGCAAGTCCTTTGATGATGCTTCCATATTCATTTTTATAATCAAGAAGGTAGGGCAAGGTGGATGCAAGGGTCAGTTTGTCCAAATCTCCCGAATAAACACCTGATAAAACTGGGGCAATTTGATTTTCCACGATTTCTTTCCCAAGAAACCTTCTTAAAAAAGAGCCGACAGAACTATTTTTATCGTAGTGCTCGTTCGTCGTGACAAAATCTCGGAGCGCCTGCATTTTACCTTTTCTAGATACAAGTGTAGAACTGAACAATGCTCTAGTACTCATCGGGATGCCGAATAATGAATCTTGTGGTATGGGATGCAATTCATTTTTCGTATATATGTAAGATATTCCGGTAGCGTTGTATACCATCTTGTTTTCCAAATCGAGATCTTTTATAAGCGGCATGACGCTTTCATGGCGTGCCACAATGGAGTCTGCC encodes:
- the tsaA gene encoding tRNA (N6-threonylcarbamoyladenosine(37)-N6)-methyltransferase TrmO — translated: MDITIKPIAYVQNDRRAVEDDDWGSVESIIELSPEYDESSLRNIEDFSHLEIIFYFNQVPDNKIETKARHPRNNADFPQVGIFAQRGKNRPNKLGLTTVQLLEHRERTLKVKGLDAIDGTPIIDIKPVMKEFLPKGDIHQPDWTHDIMKKYW
- a CDS encoding lactoylglutathione lyase family protein, producing MKNKVYPRSFSHVGISVPDIEKAVKFYTEVLGWYVIMEPSEVQEDDSAIGIMCTDVFGPGWGSFKIAHLSTVDKIGIEIFEFPNNEKPENNFEFWKTGVFHIAVQDPDIEGLAKKIVEYGGKQRMPIREYYPGEKPFKMVYCEDPFGVLIEIYTHSYEMTYSQGSY
- a CDS encoding DinB family protein is translated as MNKKQIIEKKSAIAQWSSSLKTISEENWYQSFREGSWGIADVISHFITWDEFIMKHRLDYLIKDKPLPIFHVDVQAMNKEAMHFARSGIDKDDLIDEFVKVRKELVALIESIPEEKFNKVVWIGKREMTLSNYFEGLIEHDEKHKQEIDESINYVYYL
- a CDS encoding SDR family oxidoreductase; amino-acid sequence: MEGKEILEELFNLKDKVAIVTGGGRGLGKEMAIALAEAGAKVVVCSRNLPACEEVKTLLENSGTEALAVSCDIQLKEDIQKVIDLTLEKFNRIDILINNSGTSWTGPFTEIPEEKWDKVMDVNVKGTFLFSQEAAKIMMKQKSGKIINIASVSGFGGTPTVVMNTVPYNTSKGAVITFTKDLAVKLARHNIQVNAIAPGFFPTKITQELFKEQGDQLKYMIPSERFGQAEDLKGAAIFLASNASNYINGHVLVIDGGIRALV
- a CDS encoding putative holin-like toxin, whose product is MISASDTLQIMILFASLVVSIIAVAQKKK
- a CDS encoding protoporphyrinogen oxidase, giving the protein MKTAVVIGGGITGLTAMRTLQKYKRKYELDLNLLLVERDDKLGGKIQTVKKDDFIMETGADSIVARHESVMPLIKDLDLENKMVYNATGISYIYTKNELHPIPQDSLFGIPMSTRALFSSTLVSRKGKMQALRDFVTTNEHYDKNSSVGSFLRRFLGKEIVENQIAPVLSGVYSGDLDKLTLASTLPYLLDYKNEYGSIIKGLAKNRAKFQSGGNKKFISFEGGMATLIDRLEEVLVEDVEILKGAVATKILKKAEKYELTFANHRAIEADYIILAAPHDAANTLLNDYKLEGEFNQFKNSSLISIYAGFEIPDEKLPADGTGFIVDGHESVMCDACTWTSRKWTHTSKKHQLLFRLFYKSSNPAFEQLKSLSKDALEQVALKDIEKSLGITGKPTVVEVTNWKELMPNYHLQHNHAVKTLEDQLTAKYPNLYLAGASYYGVGIGACIQNGIDTADKIVNQLI
- a CDS encoding phosphotransferase → MNQLLSNEMILADLLKTCKVNWGWNVVEATPINRGWLNLKWKIKTDNETVLLKQYNKNRLLKYNLKELSFSFSQQMRLRDAGFTCPRFKSMNGRIFQESQQGERFVAMEFCNGSLRVPGSLNEHEMFDLGKTTGRMHRLLNEHFPIQKIQPAFIPPTREERIAHWENVRKQVIQKCKPELTPYIEQQIIQTGQLDLDLLNIGDTGWAHRDLWVDNLLFSHNQVSAVLDFDRLKFDHLPLDVGRAVISGAMTDDGLNISCANAFMKGYREERIVGEGYLTSALKLLWYMESIWWITSDMDKHTVPPARFAHEMIWLGENLARLDEMLEGI
- a CDS encoding AlkZ-related protein — its product is MNQYHVNTFKEAYGLIKELGILPLANLIPDYPSMESITDKSSWHTGSEADPWLWRARFPSEGLAAYGKFIKKKNVLISKEFLPYVHAVLGSNRSIKARYEAGLLSREASLLFNTIRENEGIDTRLLRKTAGMSDKEDKKKFDRGLVELQSSLDIVISGTKMKMNEEGEKNGWSSTSFESMSHWAQNQDIPLKKVDKEKAKKFLLNHFEAHSTENGMKFLDKIFGLSKIESNSL
- a CDS encoding alpha/beta fold hydrolase, translating into MWTELDRWEGFLQTLAETKEWHPNHPRESIWRKGKSILWHYWSFDKSKHTPIFLLYSHINKPSILDLAREYSMVIGLVEEGYDVYLLDFGEPDGEDKDLGLEDYIFDYIDPAIDKVLQHSQSRTLSLMGFCLGGTLAAIYAAFKPYRVKNLILMVTPINFDAIDNYSQWQKALKNDEINFEELINMVGIIPANFVKAGMRLYTAPVYFSPYLALLNKAYDPEYREFWYRFNQWTNDHIPLTGAFLIDILNVFIKKNSLINGNLVLRTFPIQLSNIHSNIYMLNAKYDELVPTQLSYPLLELVSSPDKVFIEVEGGHASIIKKNIPPSLIDWLEKRSL